Proteins found in one Pelmatolapia mariae isolate MD_Pm_ZW linkage group LG7, Pm_UMD_F_2, whole genome shotgun sequence genomic segment:
- the lrrtm4l1 gene encoding leucine rich repeat transmembrane neuronal 4 like 1 — protein sequence MGPLLCDGRLTHLLFPLLLLLRAPLLFSFGERTCPNSCRCEGKTVHCDSSGFLDVPENISVGCQGLSLRYNELHTLLPYQFAHLSQLLWIYLDHNQISVVDSRAFQGVRRLKELILSSNRITALHNSTFHGIPNLRSLDLSYNKLEILQPGQFHGLRKLQNLHLRSNGLSNIPIRAFLECRSLEFLDLGYNRIKALTRTTFLGLQKLMELHLEHNQFSRINFFLFPRLANLRSLYLQWNRIRVVNQGLPWTWYTLQKLDLSGNEIQTLDPAVFHCLPNLQVLNLESNKLSNVSQEAVSAWISLTSISLAGNIWDCGTGICPLVAWLRNFRGSKDTTMICSSPKYLQGEKVMDATRSHGICEEIDYILTETPSPTSELISEATAEPTFGPTSGIPPMPPTSTLGPLPPFRPRPIPHPTFPGHMSKDPRDSVVRPRPTHIPPPEIEHMTLHKVVVGSVALFFTMSLILTIFYVLWRRYPGATRLLQQRSMVGRKRRKKSPEPEQNLSSQLQEYYMSYNPAATPEALEVLGNGTGSCTCTISGSRECENEYTCPRPLPGAWLGDLPTIH from the exons ATGG GTCCATTGCTGTGTGATGGACGACTGACACACCTCCTCTTCCCTTTGCTTCTTCTCTTGCGGGCTCCCCTGTtattcagttttggtgagcgaACATGCCCCAATAGCTGCCGATGTGAGGGAAAAACTGTCCATTGTGATTCATCTGGATTTTTAGATGTTCCAGAAAACATCTCAGTAGGCTGCCAGGGCCTTTCCCTGCGATACAATGAACTGCATACGCTGCTACCATATCAGTTTGCTCACCTCAGCCAGCTTCTCTGGATCTACTTAGACCACAATCAGATTTCAGTTGTTGACAGTCGAGCGTTCCAGGGGGTCCGCAGACTCAAAGAGCTCatactgagctccaacaggatTACAGCCCTACACAATTCAACATTTCATGGAATTCCAAATCTTCGAAGTCTGGACTTGTCCTACAACAAATTAGAAATCCTACAGCCAGGTCAATTCCATGGCTTACGAAAACTACAAAACCTTCACCTACGCTCCAATGGTCTCTCCAACATCCCAATTCGAGCATTTCTGGAGTGTCGAAGTTTGGAGTTTCTGGATTTGGGTTACAATCGAATCAAAGCTCTTACCCGCACAACTTTTCTGGGTCTACAGAAGCTGATGGAGTTACATCTGGAACATAACCAATTCTCTCGgatcaacttttttttgtttccacgTTTAGCCAACCTAAGATCACTTTATCTGCAGTGGAATCGAATTAGGGTGGTCAACCAGGGTCTGCCATGGACATGGTATACACTGCAGAAGCTTGATCTGTCTGGAAATGAAATTCAGACTCTGGACCCAGCTGTGTTTCACTGCTTGCCCAACCTGCAAGTCTTAAACCTGGAATCCAACAAGCTGTCCAATGTGTCTCAGGAGGCAGTGTCAGCGTGGATCTCACTGACCTCCATAAGTCTTGCTGGCAATATCTGGGATTGTGGAACTGGGATATGCCCACTTGTTGCTTGGTTGAGAAATTTTCGGGGTAGTAAAGACACAACAATGATATGCAGCAGCCCAAAGTACCTCCAGGGAGAAAAAGTCATGGATGCTACAAGGAGCCATGGTATTTGTGAGGAAATCGATTACATTCTGACTGAAACACCTTCACCAACGTCAGAGCTCATTTCGGAAGCCACTGCCGAACCAACCTTTGGCCCCACAAGTGGCATTCCACCTATGCCACCGACCAGTACCCTTGGTCCTCTCCCACCATTTAGACCTCGACCCATTCCTCATCCTACCTTTCCCGGGCATatgagcaaagatcccagagACTCAGTGGTTCGCCCTCGACCCACTCACATACCACCCCCAGAGATAGAGCACATGACTCTGCACAAAGTGGTTGTGGGCAGCGTAGCACTCTTCTTCACCATGTCGTTAATCTTGacaattttttatgttttgtggcGGCGCTACCCAGGTGCAACCAGGTTGCTGCAGCAGAGATCCATGGTGGGACGGAAGCGTCGCAAAAAGAGTCCAGAGCCAGAACAGAACCTCAGCTCCCAGCTCCAAGAGTATTACATGAGCTACAATCCTGCTGCAACACCGGAAGCATTGGAGGTGCTAGGCAATGGCACTGGTTCCTGCACTTGCACAATTTCTGGCTCCAGGGAGTGTGAG